The following proteins are encoded in a genomic region of Nycticebus coucang isolate mNycCou1 chromosome 17, mNycCou1.pri, whole genome shotgun sequence:
- the SKP1 gene encoding S-phase kinase-associated protein 1, protein MPSIKLQSSDGEIFEVDVEIAKQSVTIKTMLEDLGMDDEGDDDPVPLPNVNAAILKKVIQWCTHHKDDPPPPEDDENKEKRTDDIPVWDQEFLKVDQGTLFELILAANYLDIKGLLDVTCKTVANMIKGKTPEEIRKTFNIKNDFTEEEEAQVRKENQWCEEK, encoded by the exons ATGCCTTCCATTAAGTTGCAGAGTTCTGATGGAGAGATATTTGAAGTTGATGTGGAAATTGCCAAACAGTCTGTGACTATCAAGACGATGTTGGAAG ATTTGGGAATGGATGATGAAGGAGATGATGACCCAGTTCCTCTACCAAATGTTAATGCAGCAATATTAAAAAAG GTCATTCAGTGGTGCACCCACCACAAGGATGACCCTCCTCCTCCTGAGGATGATGAGAACAAAGAAAAGCGAACAGACGATATCCCTGTTTGGGACCAAGAATTCCTGAAAGTTGACCAAGGAACACTTTTTGAACTTATTCTG GCCGCAAACTACTTAGACATCAAAGGTTTGCTTGATGTTACGTGCAAGACTGTTGCCAATATGATCAAGGGGAAAACTCCTGAAGAGATTCGTAAGACCTTCAATATCAAAAATGACTTTACTGAAGAGGAGGAAGCCCAG GTACGCAAAGAGAACCAGTGGTGTGAAGAGAAGTGA